The Pseudomonas sp. TH06 genome has a window encoding:
- a CDS encoding pitrilysin family protein encodes MNALARRAAGLLFSTVCLPLSALAADPQPTHEFTLDNGLKVVVREDHRAPVVVSQVWYKVGSSYETPGQTGLSHALEHMMFKGSEKVGPGEASLILRDLGAEENAFTSDDFTAYYQVLARDRLGVAFELEADRMANLRLPADEFAKEIEVIKEERRLRTDDKPMSKAYERYKAMAYPASGYHTPTIGWMADLDRMKVEELRHWYQSWYVPNNATLVVVGDVTPDEVKTLALRYFGPIAKRDVPPAKQPLELAEPGERQITLHVQTQLPSLMLGFNVPSIATAEDKRSVNALRLISALLDGGYSGRIPTQLERGEELVSGGSSSYDAYTRGDSLFTLSATPNTQKKKTMAQAEAGLWKLLEQLKTTAPSAAELERVRAQVIAGLVYERDSITSQATAIGQLETVGLSWKLMDTELADLESVTPQDIQNAAKLYFTRERLSVAHVLPLETTHE; translated from the coding sequence ATGAATGCTCTAGCCCGCCGCGCTGCTGGCCTGCTGTTCAGCACAGTCTGCCTGCCCCTTTCGGCCCTGGCGGCCGACCCGCAACCGACTCACGAATTCACTCTCGATAACGGCTTGAAGGTCGTCGTGCGTGAAGACCATCGCGCGCCGGTGGTGGTGTCGCAGGTCTGGTACAAGGTCGGTTCCAGCTACGAAACCCCGGGCCAGACCGGTCTGTCCCACGCGCTTGAGCACATGATGTTCAAGGGCAGCGAGAAAGTCGGTCCCGGCGAAGCGTCGCTGATCCTGCGCGACCTCGGCGCCGAAGAGAACGCGTTCACCAGTGACGATTTCACCGCTTATTACCAGGTGCTGGCCCGCGACCGTCTGGGCGTAGCCTTTGAACTGGAAGCCGACCGCATGGCCAACCTGCGCCTGCCGGCCGACGAGTTCGCCAAGGAAATCGAAGTCATCAAGGAAGAGCGCCGTCTGCGCACCGATGACAAGCCGATGTCCAAAGCCTACGAGCGCTACAAGGCCATGGCCTACCCGGCCAGCGGTTACCACACGCCGACCATCGGCTGGATGGCTGACCTCGACCGCATGAAAGTCGAAGAGCTGCGCCACTGGTATCAGTCTTGGTACGTGCCGAACAACGCCACGCTGGTGGTAGTCGGCGACGTCACCCCGGATGAGGTGAAAACCCTCGCCCTGCGCTACTTCGGGCCGATCGCCAAACGCGACGTGCCACCGGCGAAACAACCGCTGGAACTGGCTGAGCCGGGTGAACGCCAGATCACCCTGCACGTGCAGACGCAACTGCCTAGCCTGATGCTCGGTTTCAATGTGCCCAGCATCGCCACCGCGGAAGACAAACGCTCGGTCAACGCTCTGCGCCTGATCTCGGCACTGCTCGACGGCGGATACAGCGGGCGCATCCCGACGCAACTGGAGCGCGGCGAAGAGCTGGTCTCCGGCGGTTCGTCGAGCTACGACGCCTACACCCGCGGCGACAGCCTGTTTACCCTCTCGGCCACGCCGAACACGCAGAAGAAAAAGACCATGGCGCAAGCCGAGGCTGGTCTGTGGAAGCTGCTGGAACAGTTGAAAACCACCGCGCCATCCGCCGCAGAGCTTGAGCGCGTCCGTGCACAAGTGATTGCCGGTCTGGTCTATGAGCGTGACTCGATCACCAGTCAGGCCACGGCTATTGGCCAACTGGAGACTGTCGGTCTGTCGTGGAAGCTGATGGACACCGAACTCGCCGATCTGGAAAGCGTGACCCCGCAAGACATCCAGAATGCCGCCAAGCTGTATTTCACCCGCGAACGTCTCAGCGTCGCCCACGTCCTGCCACTGGAGACGACTCATGAGTGA
- the ftsY gene encoding signal recognition particle-docking protein FtsY: MFGSNDDKKTPAAAGEKKSLFGWLRKKPQEPVVEQPPAIPEPAPAPAPVIEEEPAPIVLPIAEPVLQPAAEPEPETPVVAEAPLTPAAEPWLTLPVAEEPVALVEEAAPHVTPPIPAPAAPVAEVAAAPVVEAVVEPASIVVEPVIAEPVIPEPVAPVAVAPVAPVIQQPAPAPVVAAPVVPVEVVAETPVEAPRTEETKAGFFARLKQGLSKTSASIGEGMASLFLGRKTIDDDLLDDLETRLLTADVGVEATTQIIQRLTQKVARKELADSDALYKSLQAELAAMLKPVEQPLKIVSQNKPFVILVVGVNGAGKTTTIGKLAKKLQLEGKKVMLAAGDTFRAAAVEQLQVWGERNKIPVIAQHTGADSASVIFDAVQAAKARGIDVLIADTAGRLHTKDNLMEELKKVRRVIGKLDADAPHEVLLVLDAGTGQNAINQAKQFNQTVELTGLALTKLDGTAKGGVIFALAKQFGLPIRYIGVGEGIDDLRTFEAEPFVQALFAERERS, encoded by the coding sequence ATGTTTGGTTCCAACGACGACAAGAAGACCCCAGCTGCGGCTGGCGAGAAGAAAAGCCTGTTCGGATGGCTGCGTAAGAAACCGCAGGAACCCGTCGTCGAACAGCCGCCCGCGATTCCTGAGCCTGCCCCGGCACCAGCTCCAGTTATAGAGGAAGAGCCGGCACCGATCGTTCTGCCGATTGCCGAGCCGGTGCTGCAACCGGCCGCCGAGCCTGAACCTGAAACCCCTGTGGTTGCCGAGGCGCCGCTGACCCCCGCAGCCGAGCCGTGGCTGACGTTGCCAGTGGCGGAAGAACCGGTAGCGCTGGTTGAAGAGGCCGCGCCGCATGTCACGCCGCCGATTCCTGCACCCGCTGCGCCTGTTGCCGAGGTCGCTGCGGCGCCAGTGGTTGAGGCGGTTGTCGAGCCCGCGTCGATTGTTGTTGAGCCAGTTATTGCCGAACCTGTGATTCCTGAGCCAGTTGCCCCGGTAGCTGTTGCGCCCGTAGCTCCGGTCATTCAACAGCCTGCACCTGCACCGGTTGTCGCTGCGCCAGTGGTGCCGGTTGAGGTGGTTGCCGAAACGCCCGTCGAAGCCCCGCGTACTGAAGAAACCAAAGCCGGTTTCTTCGCTCGCCTGAAACAAGGTCTGTCGAAGACCAGCGCCAGCATCGGCGAGGGCATGGCCAGCCTGTTCCTCGGCCGTAAAACTATCGATGACGATCTGCTCGATGACCTCGAAACCCGTCTGCTCACCGCCGACGTTGGCGTCGAAGCCACCACCCAGATCATCCAGCGCCTGACCCAGAAGGTCGCGCGCAAGGAACTGGCCGACTCGGACGCACTGTACAAATCCCTGCAAGCCGAGCTGGCCGCTATGCTCAAGCCGGTCGAGCAACCGCTGAAAATCGTTTCGCAGAACAAGCCCTTCGTGATTCTGGTGGTCGGCGTCAACGGCGCTGGCAAAACCACCACCATCGGCAAACTGGCGAAGAAGCTGCAACTGGAAGGCAAGAAAGTCATGCTCGCCGCCGGTGACACCTTCCGCGCCGCCGCCGTCGAGCAGTTGCAGGTCTGGGGTGAGCGCAACAAGATCCCGGTCATCGCCCAGCACACTGGCGCTGACTCTGCTTCGGTGATCTTCGACGCCGTGCAGGCCGCCAAGGCTCGCGGCATCGACGTGCTGATCGCCGACACCGCCGGTCGTCTGCACACCAAAGACAACCTGATGGAAGAACTGAAAAAGGTTCGCCGGGTGATCGGCAAGCTCGATGCCGACGCACCGCACGAAGTGCTGCTGGTGCTCGATGCCGGTACTGGCCAGAACGCCATCAACCAGGCCAAGCAATTCAACCAGACCGTCGAACTGACCGGTCTGGCGCTGACCAAGCTCGACGGCACCGCCAAGGGCGGGGTGATTTTCGCCCTGGCCAAGCAGTTTGGCCTGCCGATCCGTTACATCGGCGTCGGTGAAGGCATCGACGATTTGCGTACCTTTGAAGCCGAACCCTTTGTCCAGGCATTGTTTGCCGAGCGGGAGCGTTCATGA
- the ftsE gene encoding cell division ATP-binding protein FtsE: MIRFEQVGKRYPNGHVGLHELSFRVRRGEFLFVTGHSGAGKSTLLRLLLAMERPTSGKLLLAGQDLSTISNAQIPFLRRQIGVVFQNHQLLFDRTVFNNVALPLQILGLSKAEIAKRVDSALERVALSDKTDLYPGDLSTGQQQRVGIARAIVHRPALLLADEPTGNLDPRLAAEIMGVFEDINRLGTSVLIASHDLALIARMRHRMLTLQRGRLIGDGEAGE, encoded by the coding sequence ATGATTCGTTTCGAACAGGTCGGTAAACGCTACCCGAACGGTCACGTCGGCTTGCATGAGCTGAGCTTTCGAGTCCGTCGTGGCGAGTTCTTGTTTGTCACCGGCCACTCCGGTGCCGGTAAATCCACCCTGTTGCGCCTGCTGCTGGCGATGGAACGTCCGACCAGCGGCAAACTGCTGCTCGCCGGGCAAGACCTGAGCACCATCAGCAACGCACAGATTCCGTTCCTGCGTCGGCAGATCGGCGTAGTGTTCCAGAACCACCAGTTGCTGTTTGATCGCACGGTGTTCAACAACGTCGCGTTGCCGCTGCAGATTCTCGGGCTGTCCAAGGCTGAAATCGCCAAGCGTGTCGATTCGGCGCTGGAGCGTGTGGCACTGTCGGACAAAACCGATCTGTACCCGGGCGACCTGTCCACCGGTCAGCAACAGCGCGTCGGCATCGCCCGCGCCATCGTTCACCGCCCGGCCTTGCTGCTGGCGGATGAACCGACCGGTAACCTCGACCCGCGTCTGGCGGCCGAGATCATGGGCGTGTTCGAGGACATCAACCGTCTGGGCACCAGCGTGCTGATCGCCAGCCACGACCTGGCGCTGATCGCACGCATGCGTCACCGCATGCTGACCCTGCAACGCGGCCGATTGATCGGCGACGGGGAGGCAGGGGAATGA
- the ftsX gene encoding permease-like cell division protein FtsX, with product MSATRSPKVSERVAPKAADPQPPKKKKHDDDDGPDFATLLRAWIESHRASLLDSLRRLGKQPIGSFFTCMVMAVALSLPMGLSLLLNNVERLGGSWQRAAQISLYLQLDASPEQGESLREQIKGMPGVADAEYVGRDQALEEFQQQSGLGEALRELPENPLPGVVLVTPNEVDKSTLEALRQKLSELPKVQQAQLDLVWVERLAAILKLGDRFVFGLTVLLVSALLLVIGNTIRLHIENRRTEIEVIKLVGGTDSYVRRPFLYMGALYGFGAGLLSWGVLAFGLNWLNDAVVGLAGLYGSDFALAGVPVADGLSLLLGAVLLGYIGAWIAVARHLRELAPK from the coding sequence ATGAGCGCAACACGTAGCCCCAAGGTTTCCGAGCGCGTGGCCCCGAAAGCCGCCGATCCGCAGCCGCCGAAGAAGAAAAAGCACGACGATGATGATGGTCCGGATTTCGCCACGCTATTGCGTGCCTGGATCGAAAGCCACCGCGCCAGCCTGCTCGACAGCCTGCGCCGGCTTGGCAAACAGCCGATCGGCAGCTTCTTTACCTGCATGGTGATGGCGGTTGCGCTGAGCCTGCCGATGGGCTTGTCACTGCTGCTTAACAACGTCGAGCGTCTTGGCGGATCGTGGCAGCGTGCGGCGCAGATTTCGCTGTACCTGCAACTCGATGCGAGCCCGGAGCAGGGCGAGTCGTTGCGCGAGCAGATCAAAGGCATGCCCGGCGTAGCTGATGCTGAATATGTCGGCCGCGATCAGGCGCTGGAAGAATTCCAGCAACAGTCCGGCCTGGGCGAAGCCCTGCGCGAGCTGCCGGAAAACCCGCTACCGGGCGTGGTACTGGTCACGCCGAACGAGGTCGACAAGTCGACGCTGGAAGCATTAAGACAAAAACTTTCCGAGTTGCCCAAGGTACAACAGGCGCAACTTGATCTAGTCTGGGTCGAGCGTCTGGCTGCCATCCTCAAGCTTGGCGATCGTTTTGTCTTCGGTCTGACAGTGCTGCTGGTTTCTGCATTACTTTTGGTGATAGGCAATACCATTCGTCTTCATATTGAAAACCGCCGCACCGAGATAGAAGTGATTAAACTCGTCGGCGGCACTGACAGCTATGTGCGGCGTCCCTTCCTTTATATGGGCGCGTTGTACGGTTTCGGTGCGGGACTGTTGTCCTGGGGAGTATTGGCGTTCGGCCTGAACTGGCTGAACGACGCGGTGGTTGGACTGGCCGGCTTGTACGGCAGTGATTTCGCGCTGGCCGGAGTGCCAGTTGCCGACGGTCTGTCGCTCTTGCTTGGCGCGGTGCTGTTGGGTTATATCGGTGCATGGATTGCAGTCGCACGTCATCTCAGGGAGCTGGCGCCGAAGTAG
- the rpoH gene encoding RNA polymerase sigma factor RpoH: protein MTNSLQPAYALVPGANLEAYVHTVNSIPLLTPEQERELAESLYYEQDLGAARQMVLAHLRFVVHIARSYSGYGLAQADLIQEGNVGLMKAVKRFNPEMGVRLVSFAVHWIKAEIHEFILRNWRIVKVATTKAQRKLFFNLRSQKKRLAWLNNEEVHRVAESLGVEPREVREMESRLTGHDMAFDPAAEADDDSAFQSPANYLEDHRYDPARQLEDADWSDNSNHNLHEALEVLDERSRDILYQRWLAEEKATLHDLAQKYNVSAERIRQLEKSAMNKLKLSIAA, encoded by the coding sequence ATGACCAATTCTTTGCAACCTGCGTACGCGTTGGTTCCGGGTGCGAACCTGGAAGCTTATGTGCACACCGTCAACAGCATTCCATTGCTGACGCCGGAGCAGGAGCGTGAACTGGCCGAGAGTCTCTACTATGAGCAGGATTTGGGGGCGGCTCGGCAGATGGTGCTCGCCCACCTGCGTTTTGTCGTACACATTGCCCGTAGCTATTCCGGCTACGGTCTGGCTCAGGCTGACCTGATCCAGGAAGGTAACGTCGGCCTGATGAAGGCTGTCAAACGCTTCAACCCGGAAATGGGTGTGCGTCTGGTGTCGTTCGCTGTGCACTGGATCAAGGCGGAAATTCACGAGTTCATCCTGCGCAACTGGCGCATTGTGAAAGTCGCGACCACCAAGGCCCAGCGCAAGCTGTTCTTCAACCTGCGCAGCCAGAAGAAGCGTCTGGCGTGGCTGAACAACGAGGAAGTCCACCGTGTGGCGGAAAGCCTCGGCGTCGAGCCGCGGGAAGTGCGCGAGATGGAAAGTCGCCTGACCGGCCATGACATGGCCTTCGACCCGGCTGCGGAAGCGGACGACGACAGTGCTTTCCAGTCGCCGGCCAACTATCTGGAAGACCACCGGTACGACCCGGCGCGTCAACTGGAGGATGCGGACTGGAGCGACAACTCCAACCACAACCTGCACGAAGCGCTGGAAGTGCTGGACGAACGTAGCCGTGACATCCTCTACCAGCGCTGGCTGGCAGAAGAGAAAGCCACGCTGCACGACCTGGCGCAGAAGTACAACGTGTCGGCCGAGCGTATTCGTCAACTCGAAAAGAGCGCGATGAACAAGCTCAAGTTGTCGATCGCCGCATAA